The Subtercola sp. PAMC28395 genome segment CACCCGGGTTTCGAATCGGCGTGGCCGGCGCTTCGAACGGGGCTGGAGCATGGCACGGTTCTCGTCGTCGATGCGGCGAACGTGGTCGGTTCCAAGCCCGACGGCTGGTGGAACGACAGGCTCGGCGCTACCGAACGCTTCGCCACCGCGTTGGCCGGCCGTGCCATTCATGGTTTCCCGGCAGAAGCACTCGGCATCGAACACGACAGTGAACCGGGCAGTTCCACCTGGTGGCCATCGATCCTCGTCGTCGTCGAGGGCCAGGCGAGGGGCACGGTCATCGGAGACGAGGCACACCCCGAAACGGATGCCCGTCCCGGCACACCCGCGAAGGCCCACGACCTCGCGACCGCTCTCTCGCTCGTTCGCGCCGAAGCCGACGGTGACCAGGCGATCGTCGACACCGTGCAGCGACTACTGGCGCCGGAGTTCCCCGGCACGCCAAGCCCGCAGGTGCTGGTGGTGACCGCAGACCGTGAACTCCGAACCAGGGTTCAACTTCTCGGTGCGGCTGTTCGAGGGCCCAACTGGTTGTGGCAGCTGCTCGAGGCGCCGCCCGCCGAGTGACCGGCCGCGAGCCTCCCCGCTGTGCAATTCTCTGCGCTGCGTAGATCCCTGCGCTGCGTAGGTCCCTGCACTCCGTACATCTCTACACTGGGGCCATGGGTATTCTCGCAACGGTGTTCGTCGCTCTCGCGGCTCTGCTGCACGTCTACATCTTCGTCATGGAGAGCATCCAGTGGCGCCGCCCGGCAATCTGGAAACGATTCGGGCTCACCAGCCAGGCTGATGCAGACACCACCGCACCGCTGGCGTACAACCAGGGCTTCTACAACCTGTTCCTGGCAATCGGGGCCGCGATCGGGCTCGTGCTTTACTGGATCCCCGATTTCCACCAGGCCGGGTTCGCTCTCTCCGTATTCACGATGGCGTCGATCGTGTGCGCCGCCCTCGTACTGCTCTCGACCGGTCGGGAGCGCCTGCGAGCAGCCGCTCTGCAGGGCACGCCCGCGCTGCTGGGACTTGTCTTTCTCCTGATCGCCCGATGAGCAACGCTGACGCTCCGGGCGACACCAAGACAGGGATAGGCGTTCCGGGCATCCATGTGCACGATCGCCGCGGACGCACCGGGCTCGACCAGACGGGCCGTGACCTCTCTGGGAACAGCAACGTTATCGTCCGTGACGTGACGTTGCTGTCGTCGAACTGGTTCGTTCTGCGAACGACGACGTTCGACTTTCGGCACAGCGACGGCCACTGGTCGACGGAACAGCGCGAGACCTATGATCGCGGCAACGGCGCGACGATCCTGCTCTACAACTTCGAGAACCGCACGGTGTTGCTGACCAGGCAGTTCCGGTTCCCGGCCTATGTCAACGGCCACCCCGACGGGTACCTCGTCGAAGCGCCCGCTGGCCTGCTCGACTCCGATGACCCCCTCACCGCGATCACGCGCGAAACGGCGGAGGAGACGGGCTTTGCGATCTCCGACGCCCGGCACCTGTTCGACCTCTTCATGAGCCCCGGTTCCGTCACCGAGAAGCTTCATTTCTACGCGGCAGAGTACAGCTCCGATGCGCAGGCCGGCCAGGGCGGTGGCCTGCGTGAGGAAGGCGAAGACATCGAGAACGTCGAGCTCGACTTCGATGCAGCCCTCGCCCAGATCGGTACCAGTATCGTCGACGCGAAGACGGTGATCTTGCTCCAGTGGGCCGCGATTTCAGGCCTATTCAGCGCCGGGCCGCTCAGCACAGCTCATCTCACCACGACATGACCCCAGCGTTCTCACGTCGGCCCGCGACCCTGCTGCACTTCTCAGCGGTGACTGACGCTGTGGATGCTGTGCTCGACCTGATCCACGAAGCTCGTGCCCACCAATCCGGGGCGTGCACCTCATTCCTCGGTGTGGTCATCCTGGTCGACGGGCGCTCCGGCTCCGGAAAGACGGACTTCTCGAACGCACTCGCCGAGGCCCTCACCGAACGATGGCTCTCCCCTGTCACCCTTGTTCACCTGGACGACATCTACCCCGGCTGGAGCGGACTCGAGGCAGCCAGCCAGCACGTGCATGATTCGCTGCTGTCCCCCTTCGCAAGCGCTGAGACACCAGACGAAGACAGCGCTACAGCTACAGCAGGCGCAGCTTCCGCAGGCGCAGCTATAGGCGCGGCCAGCGCCACCCCGCCTGCCGGGCATCCGGCCGGCCCGGGCTGGCGCCGTCACGACTGGGCGACAGGCCTCGCGGCCGACTGGGTCACCGTCGACCCGTCAGTCCCCCTCATCATCGAGGGCACCGGAAGCCTCAGCCGACAGAATGCCTCGCTCGCCACCCTCACCGTCTGGCTCGAACTGGGTGACGAGACCAGGCGAGAACGCGCGCTCGCACGCGACGGAGAGACCTACGAACCGTACTGGGACATGTGGGCTGAGCAGGAGAACGAATTCGTAGCGCGTGAGAATCCGCGCTCTCTGGCTGACGTGGTCGTCGATCTCACCCCGTCCCCGTGAGAGAGCGCGCTCACCCTCCGGTTCTCACCCTCACCCTCACGCTCACCCTCACGCTCACCCTCACTTGATACCGAGCGCCGTCACCGCAGCCTTCGCCGCGTCTCTGCGCAGGTCGATGATCCGCCCGATGTCTCTCGCGATGCCCGGATTCGCGTCGATCAGCTGATCTACGACACCGGTCGGGATGAGCAGAACGGTGGTGGTCCCCTTCGCCACCGCCGAGTTCGCATCGACCTGTCGGCTGAGTGCGAGCATCCCGAAGAATTCGCCCTCCCGCAAGGTCTGAAAGGCGACTTCGCCGAGCTCCGTGGGAACCGAGAGGATGACCTCACCGTCGAGCACGAACCGGAATGCATCGGGAATGGTGTGCGAGCGATGAAGGACCTCACCGTGCCCGTAGCGCTCCAGGCGAACCCTGCCAGTCAACCATCCGTAGTCCCCGGGGGCCAGTCGAAGTACCCGGATCATGGCGGCGACAGCCTCGTCTCGACGCTCTGGCGTGGAAATCGGGTCTGTCGAATCGTTGTCGAGCGCGAGACCCGCGCGCCGGGCGGCGTACCATAGCCACGCCAGAAAGAGTGCAGTCGCATTGCCTGCATCGGCCGGCCCCACGACCGGGATGGAGATGGAATACGTCGCACTCCCGGCGTACGACGCATCGATCGATTCGCTGCGCTCGAGCATCGGCAGCGCGCTGGCAACGCTCTGCAGGAGTTCGAGAACCTGGTGCGGCGGATCATCCGTCGAGAATTTGACCGTCGCAGTCGCCCGAAAGGCACCGGGCGCCTGGCTCAGGTTCGTGAACGACGAACCCGCAAGAGACGCGTTCGGCATGATCTGGATTCCATTGCCGGTATCGATGTGCACCGCCCGCCAGTTCACCTCGACCACGCGCCCCTGAACACCACCGGCGTTCAGCCAGTCGCCGATGCGAAACGGCTGTTCGAAGAGCAGAAGCAGGCCCGAGATCACCGAGCCGACCGCATTCTGCAGCGCCAGGCCGATCACGATCGATGTCACACCGAGAGCGGTGATCAGCCCGCCGACGTCGGCATCCCAGACCCAGGAGAAGAGCAGCGCCAGGCCGACGAGAATCAGGCCGAGCCGGGCCAGGTCGATGAAGATCGAGGGCAACCGCTCACGCCAGCTCCCCTCCGCCGGGTTGCCGAAGAGCACAACGTTCACACTCGAGAGCAGCAGGAGAATGACCAGGAACCCGAAGACCGTGGCCACCACGCGAACCCAGGTGATCTCCACCCGCGAGGTACTCGCCAGGCTCAGCAGCGCCAGCAGGGCGCCAACGGGCAGTACGAGGTTGCGCAGCAGCCGCACGGGCTTCGCCGCCGGATGCTCGCGCCTCACCAGGTACGCGAGCAACTCGGTGAGAATCACCAGCACGATGGGCAGCCCGATGGCGATGGCCAGCGCGAGGCCGAACCACGGTTCGCTCCAGATGTCAGCCATGACCGGCAGCCCTACTGGATCTTCCAGACGGTCTGTTCACCGTCGGCGGTATCGAGTGTGCCTGCTTCGACGAACACGGCGGCGTCCCGCATGCGGTCGCGAACGGACTGGCTCACGAAGATGCCCGCGGAACCCGAGACGCTCTGCACTCGGTTGGCGAGGTTCACAGCGTCACCCCACATGTCGTAGGCGAGGCTCGACCGACCCACCAGTCCACTACTGACCGTGCCGGCATCGATGCCGATCCGGATGCTCAGCGATGTGGAGTGCTGGCCATTGAACCGCTCGATTATCTTTCGGAGTTCGAGAGCGAAGTCGACCATGCGCCGAACATTGTCGATTCGGGGAACCACCAGTCCGCAGCTGGCCAGGTACCCCTCACGCAGGGTCCGAACCGTCTCGACGCCCATGCGGGTAGCCGCCTCGTCGAAACTTGCCACGATTCCGTTGAGCAGGGACAACTCCTTCTCTGCGGGGAACGAGGCGGAGAAGTCGTTGTACCCGATGAGGTCGGCGAAAAGAACAGAGACATCCTGGTGAACGTCGGCGATCGTCTCCTGGCCCTCTTTGTATCTTCTGGCCACATCGGCCGGCATCAGCGTGCTCAGGAGCTTCTCGTTCTCAGCCGACTGTTCGTCGATCAGCGACTGCTTGATGCGCAGCGATCTCGCCATCTCGTTGAACGCCGTGCCGAGGTCACCGAACTCGTCGCGGCCGCCCTGCGGCACCTCCACCGCAAGGTCACCCGCCGAAACCTGACGTACGGCGCCCACCAGGCGGCGAACCGGGCGGGCGAAGACCTGCGCGAGGACCAATGACAGCAGTGACACCACGATGATCAGCGCGACGATCGCGAGAATGAGGTTTCTGGTGAAATCGCTTACTGCCGAGAACGCCTCGCTCGTATTGATCTTCGCGACGATCACCCACTGCAGGCCGTTGATGTCGAGCGGCGCATACGCTGACAGTGTCTCGGTGCCGAGATAGCTGGTGCCCTGGACGAGGCCGGTCTGCCCGGCGAGTGCGTCCTTCACCGGAGCTGTTCGAACGGGCTGGATGAGAATGGTGCCCTTCACCGCGACAGCGCGTGCTGCATCTTCAGGAGCAGTCCCCGCAGAGATCGCGTCTTTCTGGTACTGCTCGGGGTTCTCGATGAGCTCACGCGAAACCGACCGCATGAGCATGTCGGGTCCGGCAAGGTAGGTCTCCCCTGTCGCGCCGAGCCCGTCTTCGGCCCAACCATTGTCTGCGGTCATGATGGTGTTGATCTGGGAGATGGGCACCTGCAGCGCCATCACACCACTGGTGACGCCGTTTTCCCCCACCGGAGACATGATCCATGCCACTGGCGAACCGAGTGCCGGCTGGTATCGCTCGAAGTCAGTCAGTTTCACAAAATCGACCACGTTCGAGTTGAGTGTCTCCTTGTAACCGCTGGCGAGACTTGTGCCCTTGTAGGGCCCGGTCAGCAGGTTCGTACCGAGGTCGACATTCTTGTCTGCCGAGTAGACCACATGACCTTCGGTGTCCATGAGCAGAGCATCCTCGTAACCGAAGCGGTTGATGATCTCGTGAAAATAGTCGTGGTACCGGTCATTCGCGGCAGACCACGCGCTCCCGTCCCCCGCATTAGCGACCGTGATGCTCTTGGTGGTGTCCAGTCCAGGGTCTGTGTAGGTTGCCTGCAGGTACCGCTCCGCCGGGTCTGTGGGAATGAACGCTGCAGCCGAAGTCTCCGAACCCGTGCGCTTCGCCAGTGCTGGCGCGAACGTCGAGGTATACAGCTCGTCGAGTCCCGAACTCTGGGCGGCACTCAGCTGGCTGCCTTCGAGAGCCTTGTACCCTGCGGTGAAGTCCGTGACGGCGTTGATCGCCGTTGTGCCCCTCGTGTAGACGACGAGCGAATTCTCGGTCGTCGTGAAGAAATTGGTGATCTCGCGCGCACGCGATTCGCGGGTCTCGGTCAGCTGGGCATATGCGGCCTGCCTCAGCGAGTCTGATCCCGAGATATAGCCCACCAGACCCACGACCACCGAGGAACCGATGCTGACACCGAGCAGCATGACGAGAAGCTTCGTCTGGATGCTGAACCCAGGTCGTCTCGAATCTGCAGACACCCTCATACCGAACCGGCTCGCCACTGTTTACCTCTCCCCACGCCCCACGAAATACGTGCGCCCCCATTCGGTATCTTCACCACCGCTGTGGGCGCACTCCACCTGAGTCGATTATGTCCTGATCGCTTGCCTGTTGGAGTGTCTGATCGGGTGAATACGTGGGTGGAAACCACGAATTCTCGTGCGAAACGGAGAATTCTCAGAGGTGAATAGCTCTCGGCGAGGCATCAAGCAGACTGCAGGTGGTCGAACCGCCGAAGAATGAGTCCTTCGCGAAGAGCCCAGGGGCAGATCTGCAGCGAATCGACCCCGAGCCCCATCATCGCGGCTTCGGCCACCAGGGCTGCGGCGAGAAGCTGCTTCGCCCTCACATCCGACACACCCGGCAGATCTGCCCGGTCGTCGGCCGTCATCGCAGCGAGACGGTTCGCCCAGAGGGTCAGGTCGTGCAGCAACAACTCGCGCTTGACGTACGGGCCGGCCGCCCGGGGAGCGGCACCCGTGATGCGCGCGAGCGACCGGAACGACTTGGAGGTACCCGCGACGATCGTCGGCGTTCCGAGCTCGGCAAACGCTGCGATCGGTTCGGCGAGCACCTGCCGAATGTACTTGCGCGCCGTTTTCACACTCTTGGCCGTCGGCGGGTCTGCGTCGAGGTGATCCCAGGTGAGCCGACCGGCACCCAGCGGCACCGATACAGCAAGCTCCGGATGCTCGTCAGCGCCCATCGCGAGCTCGAACGATCCGCCGCCGATGTCGAGGTTCAGAATCGTGCCCGAACCCCAGCCGTACCAGCGCCGCACCGCGAGGAACGTCGAGGCAGCTTCATCGGCGCCGCTGAGTTCGGTGAGCACGATGCCGGTCTCGATCCGTACGCGCTCGAGCACCTGCGGGCCGTTCGCCGATTCCCGGATGGCTGAGGTCGCGAAGGCCAGCAGGTCTTCGGCGTCGTTAGTCCGGGCGAACTCGGCGGCTTCGGTGATGAAGTCGATCAGTTCACGCTGTCCCTGTTCGGAGATCGCGCCAGCTTCATCGAGGAACGCCACGAGCTGAAGCGGCCTCTTGTGTGAGCCGAACGGTATCGGCCGTGCGCCCGGGTGAGCGTCGACAAGAAGGAGATGAACCGTGTTCGAACCGATGTCGAGTACCCCGAGCCGCATGGGGTCGAATCTATCGCAGGGTGAGAGGGAGGCCGGACACAGACGCTACGGCGTCACGATGTTGAACGCCACATCCCCCGGCGACAGT includes the following:
- a CDS encoding NUDIX hydrolase, which produces MTESANPSPHSADDPADNPLPHPSPHPSPHSFVPPALSFNRDSGDGWVEDGTGRRFWGRFGAAGLLAHDRERGILLQHRANWSHFGGTWGLPGGARHHDETSVQGAIREANEEAGVPAEALTLRFTSTLDLGFWSYTTVVVDVATPFDAVIADAESIEVRWVPIDEVSTLPLHPGFESAWPALRTGLEHGTVLVVDAANVVGSKPDGWWNDRLGATERFATALAGRAIHGFPAEALGIEHDSEPGSSTWWPSILVVVEGQARGTVIGDEAHPETDARPGTPAKAHDLATALSLVRAEADGDQAIVDTVQRLLAPEFPGTPSPQVLVVTADRELRTRVQLLGAAVRGPNWLWQLLEAPPAE
- a CDS encoding DUF1304 domain-containing protein; the protein is MGILATVFVALAALLHVYIFVMESIQWRRPAIWKRFGLTSQADADTTAPLAYNQGFYNLFLAIGAAIGLVLYWIPDFHQAGFALSVFTMASIVCAALVLLSTGRERLRAAALQGTPALLGLVFLLIAR
- a CDS encoding NUDIX domain-containing protein, which translates into the protein MSNADAPGDTKTGIGVPGIHVHDRRGRTGLDQTGRDLSGNSNVIVRDVTLLSSNWFVLRTTTFDFRHSDGHWSTEQRETYDRGNGATILLYNFENRTVLLTRQFRFPAYVNGHPDGYLVEAPAGLLDSDDPLTAITRETAEETGFAISDARHLFDLFMSPGSVTEKLHFYAAEYSSDAQAGQGGGLREEGEDIENVELDFDAALAQIGTSIVDAKTVILLQWAAISGLFSAGPLSTAHLTTT
- a CDS encoding mechanosensitive ion channel domain-containing protein, whose translation is MADIWSEPWFGLALAIAIGLPIVLVILTELLAYLVRREHPAAKPVRLLRNLVLPVGALLALLSLASTSRVEITWVRVVATVFGFLVILLLLSSVNVVLFGNPAEGSWRERLPSIFIDLARLGLILVGLALLFSWVWDADVGGLITALGVTSIVIGLALQNAVGSVISGLLLLFEQPFRIGDWLNAGGVQGRVVEVNWRAVHIDTGNGIQIMPNASLAGSSFTNLSQAPGAFRATATVKFSTDDPPHQVLELLQSVASALPMLERSESIDASYAGSATYSISIPVVGPADAGNATALFLAWLWYAARRAGLALDNDSTDPISTPERRDEAVAAMIRVLRLAPGDYGWLTGRVRLERYGHGEVLHRSHTIPDAFRFVLDGEVILSVPTELGEVAFQTLREGEFFGMLALSRQVDANSAVAKGTTTVLLIPTGVVDQLIDANPGIARDIGRIIDLRRDAAKAAVTALGIK
- a CDS encoding adenylate/guanylate cyclase domain-containing protein, whose protein sequence is MSADSRRPGFSIQTKLLVMLLGVSIGSSVVVGLVGYISGSDSLRQAAYAQLTETRESRAREITNFFTTTENSLVVYTRGTTAINAVTDFTAGYKALEGSQLSAAQSSGLDELYTSTFAPALAKRTGSETSAAAFIPTDPAERYLQATYTDPGLDTTKSITVANAGDGSAWSAANDRYHDYFHEIINRFGYEDALLMDTEGHVVYSADKNVDLGTNLLTGPYKGTSLASGYKETLNSNVVDFVKLTDFERYQPALGSPVAWIMSPVGENGVTSGVMALQVPISQINTIMTADNGWAEDGLGATGETYLAGPDMLMRSVSRELIENPEQYQKDAISAGTAPEDAARAVAVKGTILIQPVRTAPVKDALAGQTGLVQGTSYLGTETLSAYAPLDINGLQWVIVAKINTSEAFSAVSDFTRNLILAIVALIIVVSLLSLVLAQVFARPVRRLVGAVRQVSAGDLAVEVPQGGRDEFGDLGTAFNEMARSLRIKQSLIDEQSAENEKLLSTLMPADVARRYKEGQETIADVHQDVSVLFADLIGYNDFSASFPAEKELSLLNGIVASFDEAATRMGVETVRTLREGYLASCGLVVPRIDNVRRMVDFALELRKIIERFNGQHSTSLSIRIGIDAGTVSSGLVGRSSLAYDMWGDAVNLANRVQSVSGSAGIFVSQSVRDRMRDAAVFVEAGTLDTADGEQTVWKIQ
- a CDS encoding Ppx/GppA family phosphatase, yielding MRLGVLDIGSNTVHLLLVDAHPGARPIPFGSHKRPLQLVAFLDEAGAISEQGQRELIDFITEAAEFARTNDAEDLLAFATSAIRESANGPQVLERVRIETGIVLTELSGADEAASTFLAVRRWYGWGSGTILNLDIGGGSFELAMGADEHPELAVSVPLGAGRLTWDHLDADPPTAKSVKTARKYIRQVLAEPIAAFAELGTPTIVAGTSKSFRSLARITGAAPRAAGPYVKRELLLHDLTLWANRLAAMTADDRADLPGVSDVRAKQLLAAALVAEAAMMGLGVDSLQICPWALREGLILRRFDHLQSA